Proteins found in one Populus alba chromosome 14, ASM523922v2, whole genome shotgun sequence genomic segment:
- the LOC118049245 gene encoding omega-hydroxypalmitate O-feruloyl transferase produces MEGTGKHGGDQLSIKKSKPILIEPETRTHNGFFFLSNLDQVITNFVHTVYLYKAKKGGGGRDTLSDIFKQSMANILVHYYPLAGRLRLGSDGKYNVECTNEGVLFVEARANCNMDQVDVQVITEDHSETIGKLLYRSPGTENILEMPLMTAQVTRFKCGGFALGLSISHCMVDGISAMEFIKSWAETARGMPLTTKPVLDRSILRSRQPPKIDFPFGQYAPAETNNLSNITDPFQGEQILTKCFLFDSNKLAILKNMAMEDGTVKSCSNFTALTAFVWRARCKALQMNPDQTTQLLLIVNVRSKLNPPLPKGYFGNGIAICSCLGRAGELIKNPLSFAVEEVQNGIKMVNEEFVRSWIDYFEVKRAKDFRLPSHFIVTSWTRLPIECADFGWGEPAQFGGANLPKDSGVFLPDGKEKKGINLILDLPVTAMSIFQELMLL; encoded by the exons ATGGAAGGAACGGGAAAACATGGAGGTGACCAGCTTTCAATTAAGAAGTCAAAACCCATTCTAATAGAACCTGAAACAAGGACTcataatgggttttttttcttatccaaTCTTGATCAAGTGATCACTAATTTCGTGCATACAGTGTACTTGTACAAGGCAAAGAAAGGGGGAGGCGGTCGTGACACCCTCAGTGACATATTTAAACAATCTATGGCCAATATTCTGGTGCATTATTACCCTCTCGCAGGGAGATTAAGATTAGGATCTGATGGGAAGTATAATGTGGAGTGTACCAATGAAGGGGTGTTGTTTGTGGAAGCAAGAGCAAATTGTAACATGGATCAAGTTGACGTTCAAGTAATTACTGAAGATCATTCTGAAACAATAGGGAAGCTTCTCTATAGATCCCCAGGCACTGAGAACATACTGGAAATGCCTTTAATGACTGCACAG GTTACAAGGTTCAAGTGTGGAGGTTTTGCTTTGGGATTGTCAATTAGCCACTGCATGGTTGATGGGATATCAGCAATGGAATTTATCAAATCATGGGCTGAAACAGCCAGAGGGATGCCGTTAACCACCAAACCAGTTCTTGATAGATCAATTTTGAGGTCTAGACAACCTCCTAAAATTGATTTTCCTTTCGGCCAGTACGCTCCTGCAGAAACCAATAACTTGTCAAACATAACAGATCCATTTCAAGGAGAGCAGATTCTGACTAAATGCTTCCTGTTTGATTCCAACAAGCTTGCAATACTGAAGAACATGGCAATGGAGGACGGAACCGTAAAAAGCTGCTCAAACTTCACAGCGCTCACAGCTTTTGTGTGGCGTGCTCGCTGCAAGGCACTGCAGATGAATCCTGATCAAACAACTCAACTTCTGTTAATAGTCAACGTTCGATCCAAGCTTAATCCACCACTTCCCAAAGGATACTTTGGCAACGGAATTGCCATATGCAGTTGCCTTGGCCGGGCAGGAGAATTGATTAAAAACCCGCTATCTTTTGCTGTGGAAGAAGTGCAGAATGGGATAAAAATGGTGAATGAGGAGTTTGTCAGGTCATGGATTGATTACTTTGAAGTGAAGAGAGCAAAGGACTTTCGTTTACCCTCCCATTTTATAGTTACTTCATGGACTAGACTTCCAATTGAGTGTGCAGACTTTGGATGGGGAGAGCCTGCACAGTTTGGTGGCGCAAACTTGCCTAAAGATTCAGGTGTTTTCCTACcagatggaaaagaaaaaaagggcattaatttgattttggatttgcCAGTTACTGCCATGAGCATCTTCCAGGAGCTAATGCTTCTGTAA